A stretch of DNA from Aurantiacibacter atlanticus:
GCTTCTTACCGAAACTATCGGCTGCTGGACTGCCGAAAGCGAAGTCGCCGATATCCTGCGCGAGATTGAGCAGGCGCATGAAAGTTGCCAGATCGGCAGCTATCCGTTTTTCCGCGAAGGGCGCATCGGTGCCAATTTCGTCATCCGGTCCACCAGCAGGAACATCCTTTCAAGCGCGGTAGATACCTTGTGTGAAGCACTGGGCGAAGAGGGATATGATTTCACACCCGGCGGCATCTGATTGCCGACGGGGTTGGTAGGAAAGCGGTAAACAGACAAAAAGGGGCCGGAGGATCGCTCCTCCGGCCCCTTTTTTCAATCAGTTTGGCCAAAAAGGCGTTATGCGCCTTCGACTTCGGAAACGTCGATCTTCAGGCCGGGACCCATCGATGAAGTCAGCGAGATCTTCTTGACGTATTTGCCCTTGGCACCTGCCGGCTTGGCCTTCACGATCGCATCGGTCATCGCCTTGAAATTGGCCTTGAGATCCGCATCCTTGAACGACAGCTTGCCGATGCCGGAGTGGATGATGCCCATCTTTTCAACGCGGAATTCAACCTGGCCGCCCTTGGCGTCCTTTACGGCCTGTTCCACATTGGGAGTGACAGTGCCCAGCTTCGGGTTTGGCATCAGGCCCTTGGGGCCAAGCACCTTACCAAGGCGGCCGACAACGCCCATCATGTCCGGCGTGGCGATCACGCGGTCATAATCGAGATTGCCGTTCTGCATGTCTTCCATCAGGTCTTCGGCGCCAACCTTGTCTGCTCCGGCGGCTTCTGCCTTTTCGGCATTTTCACCGCGGGCGAAGACTGCGACCTTCACGTCCTTGCCGGTACCCGAAGGCAGCGACACCATGCCGCGCACCATCTGGTCCGCATGGCGCGGATCGACGCCAAGGTTCATTGCAACTTCGATGGTTTCATCGAAATTGGCCTTGTGTTCGCGCAAGGTAGAGATGGCGTCGTCGACAGTGTAGAACTTCTCATTGTCGAGTTCAGCGATTTTCTGCTGCTTCTTGGTCGGTTTAGCCATTAGTTCAGCCCTCCACCACATCGAGGCCCATCGAACGCGCGGAGCCTTCGATGATCTTCATGGCCTGATCGACATCATTTGCATTGAGATCAGCCATCTTGGTTTCGGCGATTTCCTTGATCTGGCTTTTGGTCACCTTGCCGGCCGTGACCTTGCCCGGCTCTTTCGAAGCAGACTTCAGCTTCGCGGCCTTTTTCAGAAGAAAGCTGGCAGGCGGTGTCTTGGTGACGAAGGTGAAGGAACGATCGGCATAGACGGTGATCTTCGTCGGGATCGGGGCGCCCTTTTCGAGGCTGTCCGTCGCGGCGTTGAAGGCCTTGCAGAATTCCATGATGTTCACGCCGCGCTGACCCAGCGCGGGGCCGATCGGCGGCGATGGGTTGGCAGCGCCCGCGGGCACCTGAAGGTTGATATAACCTTCGATCTTCTTGGCCATGATGGCCTCCTTTTTCTCACTCTTGCCTGCCAGGTAAGCGGCAGGCTCATGTTAAGCGGTCTGGCAGAGAGCGAGCGCCCTCCTCCCGCGTGGATACCCGACTGTTTGTTGGGATGGCGGGCAATTAGTCGCAAATGGGCCGAAAATCAAGTAATCCTCGCACTCTAGCGGAAGGTGACACAGGTGACACGGTGTAACCCTGCATTTTCATCACTATCCGATTGATATTCGATATTATTTTATCATTTCTGACAAGGTGACACTTTGCCCATCTGAATTTCGCGCCCTGGTGGATAGAAATGAAGGCCCATGTGGCGCGTGACCGGTCTGTAGGAAACCCACCCAATCCCCTTGCCTAGTCCGGCTGGCGCAGCGAAGGATAAGAATAAGGCCCTGGCAAGGACACAAATCTTATGGATAATCCTGCAATTGCACATGACGGCAAAGACATGCCGCCAACGCAGAAGGAAAAGCGACCCGTGGGGTGGCTGCTGTTCATCGTCCAGCTTGCCAGCGTGATCCTCACCTATCTCGTGGCAAGTTTTTTGCCTGCCCTGCCCGCGGTTCTTGCGCAAATGGAGGCAGGGGGCGGTGAGCCTGCGCTGGGTTCTGCGACCGTGGCAGCCACAGTGATAATCGGCATGGCCGCTACGCTGCTGGTATGCTGGTTGTGGCTGCGCCGCGAAGGGCGCGTGGCGGAGGCGTGGGATCTGTCCGCGCCCGCCAATTGGGCCCGCACAGTATTGCTGGCCGCGCTCACCACATTTGGCGCCATCGCCATCTTCAGTGGCGGCGGTGCCTTGCTGGAATGGCAGGGAACGCCCGCGCCCGATGCCAGCTTCGTGCTCGATTTCGTTACCGAAAGCCCGCAGCTGTTCTTGCTGTGGATCGTGGGCGTGGCAATCCTCGCCGCCGGTCTTGGCGAGGAATTGCTGTGGCGCGGCTTCCTGATGAACCGGCTTGAACGGCTTGGCGGGTTGCGTGGCCGGATCTGGCTGGTGCTGATCGTCCAGGCGATCCTGTTCGGGCTGCCGCACGCCTATCAGGGTGTCGGCGGGATGATCGTAACCGGCGCAGTGGGCCTGCTTCTGGGCCTTGTCCGCATCATGCAACGCGGCAATCTGTGGGCCGTCATCATCGCTCATGCCAGCGTGGATGTCATCATGATGACCCTGGCCTATGCGGATAAGCTGGGGTGGTTTGCCACCTAGGTAGGCTGAAACGCCATCCGCCCGATTTGACGCATGGCATTCGTTTCAGGCAACCGGACCTTACTTGACCAGTTCGACCTGCTCGAAATCCAGTTCCACCGGTGTTGCGCGTCCGAAGATGGAGACGCTGACCTTGACCTTCGCCTTGTCGAAATCCAGCTCTTCCACCACACCGTTGAAGCTGGCGAAGGGGCCTTCGAGCACCTTGACCTGATCGCCGATTTCGTAATCGACGCTGATGTCCTTCTTGGGTGCGGACTTGGCTTCTTCGACACCGCCAAAATAGCGCGCGGCCTCTTTTTCGCTGATCGCCTGGGGTTTTTGCCCTGCGCCAAGGAAGCCGGTGACCTTGGGTGTATTTTTCACGAGGTGATAGACATCATCGGTCATGTTCAGCTTGGCCAGCACATAGCCGGGCATGAACTTGCGTTCGACCTGAACCTTCTTGCCGCGCTTGATCTCTGTGATGGTTTCGGTCGGCACTTCGACCTCTTCCACGCCTTCTGAAAGACCCAGGCGTTCTGCCTCGGATAGGATTGCGTCACGCACCTTGTTCTCGAAACCGGAATAAGCGTGAATGATGTACCAGCGGGCAGCCATGGAAATCCCTTTTTACCTTCAGACTTAAAATTGCGGCGTGCAGATCAGAGCAGCTGGAGCAGCTGCCGCACGACCCAGCCGAACAGCGAATCGACAGCGAGGAAGAATAGCGACAGGATCAGCACCATGATGCCCACGAAAATCGCCGTACGCACGGTTTCGGGCCATGTCGGCCAGACCACCTTGGAGGTTTCCGAACGCACCTGACGAACGAATTCACCGGGGGAGGTTTTCTTCTTGGTTTCGTCGGCCATGACGGCTTCGCTTCCATTTGCCAAAAAAATCGTGCCTCCCGGGTAGGACTTCGCGCCGCCCCGGATTAGGTCCGGGAGGGGCTTGGCGAAGCTCCGATGTCGGAAGACGGTTGGCTATCTAGTGCCAGCGTCGCGCCTTGGCAAGGCCGCGTAGGGCACCCGGCAAAGCAAATCGGTTGCAAATGTGACTTTAGGACTATGCAGCGGCGCGCCTCGTCGATAGCACTACAGGCGAAGAACGGGCCGCTTGAGGGGAATTCGCACATTATGTCAGCCGGAACTGAACTGTCGTTTGCAGAGCGCATGATCGCACCTGTCACCAATGTGTCGGACCTCATCTGGGGCGGAACGTGGAACGGCGAAGCAGTTATCCCTTTCCCGCCGCTCGCCATCATTCTGCTGGGCGTCGGCCTGTGGTTCATGGTGGGCCTGCGGCTCTATCCAATCGTCAAGCTGGGCAGCGCAATCAAGGGTCTGTTTGCCGGGCGTAAAGGTGCAGGCGCCGGTGAGATTTCGCCCTTCGCGGCGCTTTCCACGGCGCTTTCGGGGCAGGTAGGCACGGGCAATCTTGCAGGCGTGGCCACCGCCATCGCGCTGGGCGGTCCGGGGGCGATCTTCTGGATGTGGATTACCGCGCTGTTCGGCATGGCGCTGGCCTTTGCCGAAGGCGCGCTGGCCATCCGGTATCGCGAAACGACCAGCGATGGCGTCTATCGCGGCGGCCCGATGAGCTACATCATGATGGGCCTTGGACCGAAATGGACCTGGCTTGCGATCGTCTTCTGCGTCGGCACGCTGTTTTCTGCGCTGGTGACGGGTAATTCCATTCAGGCAAATGCCGTAGCAGACGGGCTGAATGAACTGTTCGGTATCGAGGAATGGCTCGGCGGGCTGATCGTGGCGATTCTCGTGTTCATCGTCATCATTGGCGGCATCAAATCCATCGGTAACGTCGCTGAAAAGGTCGTGCCGGTGATGGCGGTAACCTACATCATCATGGCGGTGATCGCGCTGATCCTGAACTTCGGCGATCTCGGCGAAACCTTCAGCCTTATTTTCAACGGCGCATTCAATCCGCAAAGCGCGGTGGGCGGCTTTACCGGTGCAGCCATCATCATGGCGATCCGCGCAGGTGTGGCGCGCGGCCTGTTCTCGAACGAGGCGGGTCAGGGCTCCACCCCGATCGCCCACGCCGTGGCGCAGACGAACGATCCCGAACAGCAGGGCCGCATGGCGATGCTGGGCACGTTCATCGATACCATCGTTATCTGCACCATGACCGCGCTCGTCATCCTGACCGTGCGCGGTGATTTCATGGCGGGCGACGAGGCAGTGCTGCATGCATGGCAATCGGACCGTGTCGGGTTCGAAATGACCAGCGGCGCATTTGCCGCAGCCTTCCCGGTGCAGATTGCCAGCATTCCCATTGGCACGCTGGTTGCCAGTATCGCGCTCATCCTGTTCGTCTTCACCACGCTGCTGACATGGAGCTATTACGGAGAGCGCGCGATCACCTTCATCTATGATCGCGTGAAGGGGTCCAACCGCGAAGGCGAGAAGAAACTTCACATGGCATGGCGTGTGCTGTGGTGCGTGGTGATCTGGTTCGGCGCGGCGCAGCCGAGCGAACTGGTCTGGCGCATAGGCGATATTTCCAATGCCACCATGGTACTGCCCAACTTGCTCGCGCTGGCGCTGCTATCGGGCGTGGTGTTCAAGCTGGCACGCGGCCAGAAGGATGCAGGCCCAACCCACACCGATGAAACACCCGAGGAGCCGGAGGAGTATTAAAGGCTCCTCCGCGCCTCACGGGGGCAATTTGTCACCATTATTAGCGGCGGTGTAACAGGCGTTCCAACAGGCTGGGCTGCTCCATCGGCTGAATGCGGCCATAGGCAGCAAGGCGCTGGCTAGCGTCGCGATAGGCACGCGGGGACGTCCAGCTATCCGGACGGCTTGAGATAAACATACGATCTGACATCTTACGCCTCCTTCTTCGGTCCATTACGGTCGTGCAGAGAAGAAGTTCCCTTCGTCTCCACTGAAGAACGCTTTATCGTAAACTAAGTGATTCCACCATTACCAGATGGTCTGCTAGTATTCAGGATTCTTAATATTTTCCTGAACATATTGAGCGCGCGACCAAATCATCCAAACCAGCAGGGCGGCGCAAATGGGCATCGGATTCATACCCAATGGCAAGGCCATCGCACGCGTCGCATGGGGCGCGGCAAACAACAGGACCAGCGCCAGCTTCTCCCACGGACGAAAGCCTTGGCGCAGCCCTTCTCGCACCAGCCACAGGATTGGCAGGATGAGGAACGGCAGGTCGTAATTGAACAAATAGGGCGATGTGAGTGCAGTGGCCGCCAAAACCAGTGCGCCGCTTGCCAGGGCATCCCCGCCAAATCTGTTCCACGACATGAAAGCGAGAATAATCATGCCGATAGCGCTGGCGATATTCACAGCCAGCGCAATTTCTGTCGGCGCAATCAGGCTCAACTGGCTGAACGGTGTTGCCATACGCAGATAGAACGCGCGATCAGCATTTTCCATGATCGCGGCGCTGGCATTCCAGCTTGTGGTATAGGCCAGCATCGTATCCAGGCCCAGCACCAGCCAAGACAGCAAGAGCAAGGCCAATCCGCTCATCCCAGCAGCCAGAAATGCGCGCCATTTGCCTGCCCCGGCTAACCAAAATGGTATCAACAGGGCCAGATGCGGCTTGATGACTAACATACCCAGAACCGCCCCCGAAAGCACGGGTCGCCTATCCAGCAGAGTTACCCCGGCAATCAGGATCGCGCCGGTCAGCAGACCGTTCTGTGCGTGGCCTGCTGCCAGCAAGGCCCCGGGAAAGACGATCACGATGGGCCACAATTGCACAAATGCACGAATGCTGGCCCAGGCCCATAGAGCAAAGGTCACAGCGACCCAGGCAATCCAAGCCAGCGGAAACGGCAACGCCCCGAAAGGCGCGGCGGCAAACAGGAAGGGCGGCGGATTGACAAAGGCGAACCAGCCTTCGCTTCCCGTTGCTGTCTGCACGCGTTCCTGCACTTCAAGATCATAGGCAGCGGCCGGATCTCCGCCGATAGTAACATGGCCCGCACCCCAGAAGGCGAGAAAATCGGTCCCCTCCACGCCCATTGCCTTGATAAAGGAATTGACCAGCAACAGGAGGCTGGCGATCCCCACGATCACGGCATAGCCACGCACACGGCGCGTATCGAGCCAGTCGGCATGGCGGAGATGATCGATGACAGTTGTGCGCATCGGCATGCCTTATCGTAATATGGTAAACGCGCGATGGAGATTTCTTGCGCAATACCCACGCGCAAAGCAGCCCGCTGGAAGCGGATGCGTGCGCGGCCGCACGGAACTGGTTTTCGGGAAAAATGGCAGGGGTGACAGGATTCGAACCCGTGGCCCTCGGTTTTGGAGACCGATGCTCTACCAGCTGAGCTACACCCCTGCAGGGAGGTGCGCCTCTATAGCGCAGCGCGCGCAATGGCAAGCGACGACATGCGCATGCTATGATAAGTTGCCGCAATGCATTCCCCCGCGCCCAAGATAATACCGCCCGAAATCCTCCTGCTCGCCTATCGCGGCGGCGTTTTCCCTATGGCCGATTCGCGCGATGACGGAGAGGTATTCTGGGTCGAGCCGCGCGAACGGGCGATTCTACCTCTCGATGGTTTCCGCTGTTCTCGCAGTCTTGCCAAAGTGATTCGGCAAGACCGCTTCACTGTCAGGGTGGACGGGGATTTCGATGCGGTGATCGAAGCCTGCGCCCAGCCACGCAGCGACCACCCCGAAACATGGATCAGCCACACGATCGATGCCAGCTATCGCAACCTCCATCGTCACGGCCATGCCCATTCGGTAGAATGCTGGCGTGACGATACGCTGGTTGGCGGGCTTTACGGCGTTGCTTTTGACAGGGTCTTTTGCGGCGAGAGCATGTTTGCGAAGGCAGACAATGCAAGCAAGGTGGCATTGGCATGGTTGGTCGCGCTGATGCGGCGAGCGGGGTTCGTGCTGCTCGATTGCCAATTCATGACCGAACATCTTGCCTCGCTGGGCGCGGTCGAGATCCCGCGTGAGCGGTATCATGAGCTATCGTCAGAGGCAGCCGCGCGTCCACCGAATGATTCCTTGCCACAAGCTCATGCCGCATTGCTTCGGGAAGCGGAGGTTTACGCTTCCTCGCCCGGAAAGCTCATCGCGCATTCCTTCAGCCAGACGTCATAGATCGGGTGCTCAACCACATTGAGGCTGGGCGATTCCTTGAACATCCAGCCCGAAAATATGCCAACCCATTGAAAATCGGCATCGATATCGGGCCGTTCATTGACATAGACCTGCACGAAGGCGCCCGTCTGCTGCGGCTCTTCCCAGGGTGCTGTCCGCTCGCATGCGGACAGGCGGATGATGACATCGTCCACGCGCCGCGATTCGCCCGGCATCATCTCGATTTCGCGGCTGATCTGGTTGCGCTTGTTGATAAGGCCGATGGTGGCCACCCGCTCCTCCATCGGAGTGCCGACCACCTCGGCATCGTCCGGTGCGATTTGCGGTGCAGATTCACCCTGCAATTCTTCGGGGATATCGGTTTCTTCGGCCTGCCGTTCGGGCGCGGATTTATCGCATCCGGTCAGGGCCAGCACGCTTGCTGCAAGAAACACACCGGCGCAGGCGGCGCGCCGCCGGCTCACGCGTCAGGCGTCCAGGCTTCGTAATCACCGCGAGCGGGCGCACGCCTGCCGCCGCGTTCCAGCGCACCAGCGGGAAGATACCGTGTATCGGTGCCGGTGGCATTGGGCGTGTAGTCCGTTTCCCAGATCTTGGGAGGCGCAAGGTGGCTTTCTGGTAATTGATCGTAGGAACCGTGCAGCCAGCCATGCCATTCGGAAGGCACGCGGCTGGCATCATTGACCCCTTCATAGATCACCCAGCGGCGTTCACGCTGGCCGCTTTTCGTGTCCTTACTGCGAAAATATTTATTGCCCTGTGCATCGGTGCCGACATGCTCGCCATTGCGCGCAGACCACAGGCTGGTGCCGATGGTGGCACCTTCCCACCAGGTGAAGATTTTGCCGAGGAAGTTCATGGGCTGCGCGATTAGCGGATTCGGTAGCGAAGGCCAAGCACTAGCTGGTGGTTACCATTCAATCCGGTCACCCGGTTCTATCCCCAGTTCGGCAGATCGCCCACCGATGAGTTCAAGAACCGCGATGCCGGGACGATCAGAACGCACGCTCTCCTCATTATAAGGGACACCGTCGCCAATATTGATGACGGTCTGGTTTTCATCGATGAAAATGATGTCGAGCGGCAGCAGGGTATTGCGCATCCAGAAACCCATGTCCTGCGGCACATCATAGGGGAACAGCATACCTTCATCCGGCCCCATTTCGGTGCGGAACATCATGCCGCGCGCCTGCTCTTCCCTGGTGGAGGCGACTTCGGTCTGGATGACATAGGTGCCGCTTTCGGTTGTGATGGTGACGGGTATGATTTCCAGACCCGCTTCGGAAAGCGCTGCGGAATTCGCTGCCGTCGAGGCAGCAGGTGCCTGATCGGCGGCCTGCGGCGAACAGGCGAGCAGGGGAATGGCCAATAAAACAAGTCCAAGATTACGCAGTATCGTCATCATCCCATTCCTCTGCTTCGGCGACCCATTCACGCGCGCTATCTTCATCTATGGCATCGATCATCGCGCGGGCGTGATCGAAACTGTGGCCTACACGCAGCATCGCTGCAATCTGTTTTTCGCGCTTTGCACGGTCAGGTGTTTCCAGGCCGAAGGGGCCAAAGCGGCGCTTGCCCGCAAGATGCAGCGCCGCACGCCGCCGGGATGCCTCTCTTGGCGCAACTGCTTCGCGGACCTGTTCTGCAATGCCTGCCTGCCCAAGCGACTGGTTCACGCGGTTCGCGCCATAGCCGCGCCGCAGCAAATCAGACGATCGCGCACGGGCATAGGCCGCATCATCGACATAGCCCTTGTCCACAAAACGCGCGACCAGCGCCGGCACATCCGGCCCGTTTTCCTCACCATCTGTCGCGTCTTCCCAACCGCGTTCGCGCAATTTGCGGGCCAGATACCGTTCCAGCTTGGTCGCACTGGTGGCAAACCGCGCAACATAGGACAGCGCCAGCTCCTCCAGAGCTGCCGGAGAAAGCGGGCGTGGCGCCCTGCGTTCGCGCTTACTTGCCTGTCGATTGACATTCATTGGCCATATTCGTGCCACACTTCCCTTGAAATGGGAAAGGCTGTAGCGGTGTCCACTTCATTTGAGACACCGCTTTTTGATATGGGAAGCGACAACAGAGCACCCATGACATGAGGGTCCACACAAGGTTTATGACCGAACTCACCCCTACCCCGAATGATTGCCCCCTGCCGCGTCGCAGGTCTGATTTTATCACCTTCAACGAGGCGATAGATTATGCCGCGCGCAGTGAAAAGGGCCTCAATTTCTACGATCCGCGCGGAACGCTGGAACGTGTGTATCCCTATGCCAGCATGCGCGAAGATGCGCTGGCCAACGCCCGCCGCCTGTCCGCAATGGGCATTGGAAAAGATGACAGGGTTGCACTGATAGCGGAAACCAGCCCCGAATTTACCGCCATGTTCTGCGCCTGCGTCTATGCGGGTGCATGGCCGGTGCCGCTGCCGCTGCCCACCACCTTTGGTGGCAAGGACAGTTATATTGAACAGCTGGGCGTGCAATTGGCCAGCAGCGATCCCAAGCTGCTCGTCTATCCTGCCGAAATCGGTGAAATGGCCAGTGCAGCTGCCGCCAGACAGGGCTGCACCGGAATGGATTGGGATGCATTTGCCGCGCAGGAAGCACCCGATGCCGATCTGCCGGAGGCCGATCCCGATGACATCTGCTATCTGCAATATTCCAGCGGCTCCACCCGTTTCCCGACCGGCGTTGCTGTTACCCACCGGGCCTTGCTGCATAATCTTTACGGCCATGCCACGTCGATGCACATCGGAGAGGGCGATCGCGGGGTGAGCTGGCTGCCCTTCTATCACGATATGGGGCTGGTCGGCTGCTTCCTGTCCATGATCGGCAATCAGGTCAGCGCCGATTATCTCAAGACAGAACATTTCGCCCGCCGCCCGCTGGCGTGGCTTGACCTCATCAGCCGCAATCCCGGCAATTCATTGAGCTACTCGCCCACCTTCGGCTATGACATTTGCGCCCGCCGCATTTCCAGCCAGAGCCAGGTATCGGACCGTTTCGATCTGTCGCGCTGGCGATTGGCAGGCAATGGCGCGGATATGATCCGGCCTGACGTGATGCAGCAATTCGTCAACGCCTTTGCCGATGCGGGTTTCAAGGCGAGCGCCTTCACACCGTCCTATGGTCTTGCAGAGGCGACGCTGGCGGTTACCGTCATGCCCCCGGGCGAAGGTATCCGCGTGGAACTGGTTGAGGAGGAGCGCCTGTCGGGCACGCTGCGCGATCTCAGCCGTCCCGCGCGCTATCGTGCCA
This window harbors:
- the rplA gene encoding 50S ribosomal protein L1 — encoded protein: MAKPTKKQQKIAELDNEKFYTVDDAISTLREHKANFDETIEVAMNLGVDPRHADQMVRGMVSLPSGTGKDVKVAVFARGENAEKAEAAGADKVGAEDLMEDMQNGNLDYDRVIATPDMMGVVGRLGKVLGPKGLMPNPKLGTVTPNVEQAVKDAKGGQVEFRVEKMGIIHSGIGKLSFKDADLKANFKAMTDAIVKAKPAGAKGKYVKKISLTSSMGPGLKIDVSEVEGA
- the rplK gene encoding 50S ribosomal protein L11, with amino-acid sequence MAKKIEGYINLQVPAGAANPSPPIGPALGQRGVNIMEFCKAFNAATDSLEKGAPIPTKITVYADRSFTFVTKTPPASFLLKKAAKLKSASKEPGKVTAGKVTKSQIKEIAETKMADLNANDVDQAMKIIEGSARSMGLDVVEG
- a CDS encoding type II CAAX endopeptidase family protein → MDNPAIAHDGKDMPPTQKEKRPVGWLLFIVQLASVILTYLVASFLPALPAVLAQMEAGGGEPALGSATVAATVIIGMAATLLVCWLWLRREGRVAEAWDLSAPANWARTVLLAALTTFGAIAIFSGGGALLEWQGTPAPDASFVLDFVTESPQLFLLWIVGVAILAAGLGEELLWRGFLMNRLERLGGLRGRIWLVLIVQAILFGLPHAYQGVGGMIVTGAVGLLLGLVRIMQRGNLWAVIIAHASVDVIMMTLAYADKLGWFAT
- the nusG gene encoding transcription termination/antitermination protein NusG gives rise to the protein MAARWYIIHAYSGFENKVRDAILSEAERLGLSEGVEEVEVPTETITEIKRGKKVQVERKFMPGYVLAKLNMTDDVYHLVKNTPKVTGFLGAGQKPQAISEKEAARYFGGVEEAKSAPKKDISVDYEIGDQVKVLEGPFASFNGVVEELDFDKAKVKVSVSIFGRATPVELDFEQVELVK
- the secE gene encoding preprotein translocase subunit SecE, whose protein sequence is MADETKKKTSPGEFVRQVRSETSKVVWPTWPETVRTAIFVGIMVLILSLFFLAVDSLFGWVVRQLLQLL
- a CDS encoding alanine/glycine:cation symporter family protein, which codes for MSAGTELSFAERMIAPVTNVSDLIWGGTWNGEAVIPFPPLAIILLGVGLWFMVGLRLYPIVKLGSAIKGLFAGRKGAGAGEISPFAALSTALSGQVGTGNLAGVATAIALGGPGAIFWMWITALFGMALAFAEGALAIRYRETTSDGVYRGGPMSYIMMGLGPKWTWLAIVFCVGTLFSALVTGNSIQANAVADGLNELFGIEEWLGGLIVAILVFIVIIGGIKSIGNVAEKVVPVMAVTYIIMAVIALILNFGDLGETFSLIFNGAFNPQSAVGGFTGAAIIMAIRAGVARGLFSNEAGQGSTPIAHAVAQTNDPEQQGRMAMLGTFIDTIVICTMTALVILTVRGDFMAGDEAVLHAWQSDRVGFEMTSGAFAAAFPVQIASIPIGTLVASIALILFVFTTLLTWSYYGERAITFIYDRVKGSNREGEKKLHMAWRVLWCVVIWFGAAQPSELVWRIGDISNATMVLPNLLALALLSGVVFKLARGQKDAGPTHTDETPEEPEEY
- a CDS encoding glycosyltransferase family 87 protein, whose amino-acid sequence is MRTTVIDHLRHADWLDTRRVRGYAVIVGIASLLLLVNSFIKAMGVEGTDFLAFWGAGHVTIGGDPAAAYDLEVQERVQTATGSEGWFAFVNPPPFLFAAAPFGALPFPLAWIAWVAVTFALWAWASIRAFVQLWPIVIVFPGALLAAGHAQNGLLTGAILIAGVTLLDRRPVLSGAVLGMLVIKPHLALLIPFWLAGAGKWRAFLAAGMSGLALLLLSWLVLGLDTMLAYTTSWNASAAIMENADRAFYLRMATPFSQLSLIAPTEIALAVNIASAIGMIILAFMSWNRFGGDALASGALVLAATALTSPYLFNYDLPFLILPILWLVREGLRQGFRPWEKLALVLLFAAPHATRAMALPLGMNPMPICAALLVWMIWSRAQYVQENIKNPEY
- the aat gene encoding leucyl/phenylalanyl-tRNA--protein transferase, with translation MHSPAPKIIPPEILLLAYRGGVFPMADSRDDGEVFWVEPRERAILPLDGFRCSRSLAKVIRQDRFTVRVDGDFDAVIEACAQPRSDHPETWISHTIDASYRNLHRHGHAHSVECWRDDTLVGGLYGVAFDRVFCGESMFAKADNASKVALAWLVALMRRAGFVLLDCQFMTEHLASLGAVEIPRERYHELSSEAAARPPNDSLPQAHAALLREAEVYASSPGKLIAHSFSQTS
- a CDS encoding DUF2155 domain-containing protein, giving the protein MSRRRAACAGVFLAASVLALTGCDKSAPERQAEETDIPEELQGESAPQIAPDDAEVVGTPMEERVATIGLINKRNQISREIEMMPGESRRVDDVIIRLSACERTAPWEEPQQTGAFVQVYVNERPDIDADFQWVGIFSGWMFKESPSLNVVEHPIYDVWLKECAMSFPGEEA
- a CDS encoding NADH:ubiquinone oxidoreductase subunit NDUFA12 — protein: MNFLGKIFTWWEGATIGTSLWSARNGEHVGTDAQGNKYFRSKDTKSGQRERRWVIYEGVNDASRVPSEWHGWLHGSYDQLPESHLAPPKIWETDYTPNATGTDTRYLPAGALERGGRRAPARGDYEAWTPDA
- a CDS encoding DUF192 domain-containing protein, whose product is MMTILRNLGLVLLAIPLLACSPQAADQAPAASTAANSAALSEAGLEIIPVTITTESGTYVIQTEVASTREEQARGMMFRTEMGPDEGMLFPYDVPQDMGFWMRNTLLPLDIIFIDENQTVINIGDGVPYNEESVRSDRPGIAVLELIGGRSAELGIEPGDRIEW
- a CDS encoding regulatory protein RecX → MNVNRQASKRERRAPRPLSPAALEELALSYVARFATSATKLERYLARKLRERGWEDATDGEENGPDVPALVARFVDKGYVDDAAYARARSSDLLRRGYGANRVNQSLGQAGIAEQVREAVAPREASRRRAALHLAGKRRFGPFGLETPDRAKREKQIAAMLRVGHSFDHARAMIDAIDEDSAREWVAEAEEWDDDDTA
- a CDS encoding fatty acyl-AMP ligase — its product is MTELTPTPNDCPLPRRRSDFITFNEAIDYAARSEKGLNFYDPRGTLERVYPYASMREDALANARRLSAMGIGKDDRVALIAETSPEFTAMFCACVYAGAWPVPLPLPTTFGGKDSYIEQLGVQLASSDPKLLVYPAEIGEMASAAAARQGCTGMDWDAFAAQEAPDADLPEADPDDICYLQYSSGSTRFPTGVAVTHRALLHNLYGHATSMHIGEGDRGVSWLPFYHDMGLVGCFLSMIGNQVSADYLKTEHFARRPLAWLDLISRNPGNSLSYSPTFGYDICARRISSQSQVSDRFDLSRWRLAGNGADMIRPDVMQQFVNAFADAGFKASAFTPSYGLAEATLAVTVMPPGEGIRVELVEEERLSGTLRDLSRPARYRAIVNCGKPLPDMDVEIRGENDAVKGDHQIGKVWCRGPSVMHSYFRDEAATGDCLVDGWLDTGDMGYMADGYLFIVGRAKDMIIINGKNHWPQDIEWAVEQLPGFNHGDIAAFSVETENGEEAPAVLVHCRVSDPDERIRLRDQIADKVRAVTGMSCVVELVPPRTLPRTSSGKLSRAKAKKLYLSGEISPLDLAA